The following are encoded together in the Streptomyces tsukubensis genome:
- the hppD gene encoding 4-hydroxyphenylpyruvate dioxygenase, with protein sequence MAATSTHNQPTPGTAREADPFPVKGMDAVVFAVGNAKQAAHYYSTAFGMKLVAYSGPENGSRETASYVLESGSARFVLTSVIRAESEWGRFLDGHVAAHGDGVVDLAIEVPDARAAYAYAVEHGARSVVEPHETKDEHGTVVSAAIATYGETRHTLVERTGYSGPYLPGFVAAEPIVEPPAKRSFQAIDHCVGNVELGRMNEWVGFYNKVMGFTNMKEFVGDDIATEYSALMSKVVADGTLKVKFPINEPAVAKKKSQIDEYLEFYGGAGVQHMALATNDIVRTVRTMRAAGVQFLDTPDSYYDTLGEWAGETRVPVETLRELKILVDRDEDGYLLQIFTKPVQDRPTVFFELIERHGSMGFGKGNFKALFEAIEREQERRGNL encoded by the coding sequence ATGGCAGCTACTTCGACGCACAACCAGCCCACTCCAGGCACCGCGCGCGAGGCCGACCCCTTCCCCGTGAAAGGGATGGACGCCGTTGTCTTCGCCGTGGGCAACGCAAAGCAGGCCGCCCACTACTACTCGACCGCCTTCGGCATGAAGCTCGTGGCCTACTCGGGGCCGGAGAACGGCAGCCGTGAGACCGCCAGTTACGTGTTGGAGAGCGGGTCCGCGCGGTTCGTCCTCACCTCCGTCATCAGGGCGGAGAGCGAGTGGGGCCGCTTCCTCGACGGCCACGTCGCCGCGCACGGGGACGGTGTCGTCGACCTCGCCATCGAGGTCCCCGACGCCCGCGCCGCCTATGCCTACGCCGTCGAGCACGGCGCCAGGTCCGTCGTGGAGCCGCACGAGACCAAGGACGAACACGGCACCGTCGTCAGCGCGGCCATCGCCACCTACGGCGAGACCCGGCACACCCTGGTCGAGCGGACCGGCTACAGCGGCCCCTACCTGCCCGGCTTCGTGGCGGCCGAACCGATCGTGGAGCCCCCGGCCAAGAGGTCCTTCCAGGCCATCGACCACTGTGTCGGCAACGTCGAACTCGGCCGGATGAACGAGTGGGTGGGCTTCTACAACAAGGTCATGGGCTTCACCAACATGAAGGAGTTCGTGGGCGACGACATCGCCACCGAGTACTCCGCCCTCATGTCGAAGGTCGTCGCCGACGGCACGCTCAAGGTGAAGTTCCCGATCAACGAACCGGCTGTCGCGAAGAAGAAGTCGCAGATCGACGAATACCTGGAGTTCTACGGCGGCGCGGGCGTCCAGCACATGGCCCTCGCCACCAACGACATCGTGCGCACCGTCCGCACCATGCGCGCCGCCGGAGTGCAGTTCCTCGACACCCCCGACTCGTACTACGACACCCTTGGTGAGTGGGCGGGGGAGACGCGCGTACCGGTCGAGACCCTGCGCGAGCTGAAGATCCTGGTCGACCGGGACGAGGACGGCTACCTGCTCCAGATCTTCACCAAGCCCGTCCAGGACCGTCCGACGGTCTTCTTCGAACTCATCGAGCGGCACGGGTCGATGGGCTTCGGCAAGGGCAACTTCAAGGCGCTGTTCGAGGCGATCGAGCGGGAGCAGGAGCGCCGCGGGAACCTCTGA
- a CDS encoding betaine/proline/choline family ABC transporter ATP-binding protein (Members of the family are the ATP-binding subunit of ABC transporters for substrates such as betaine, L-proline or other amino acids, choline, carnitine, etc. The substrate specificity is best determined from the substrate-binding subunit, rather than this subunit, as it interacts with the permease subunit and not with substrate directly.), which translates to MELENLTKHYPGSPYPAVDNVSLEIKAGETVVFVGPSGGGKTTLLKMINRLIEPTGGRIRIGGEDVTNMDPVKLRRKVGYAIQSSGLFPHMTVAQNIALVPKMVGWRKTRVKDRVEEMLDLVGLDPGEFRGRYPRQLSGGQQQRVGVARALAADPPVLLMDEPFGAVDPITRDHLQDELIRLQRELHKTIVFVTHDFDEAIKLGDRIAVLRDRSHIAQYDTPEAILTNPADDFVSGFVGAGAALKRLNLTRVRDVEIKDYPTVCVDDPLQDIFDKLRAEGGSEVLMLDARRRPYKWLRRGDMTRAKGSLERAGALVQDTVTRDATLRDALEAVLTDNAGRVAVTGRRGEYEGVVDMKTLMNSVQELLEEDRLEAAESRGELEELRARQTDGGGAGASDSGATPAGGRAGDGGGPAL; encoded by the coding sequence ATCGAGCTGGAGAACCTGACCAAGCACTACCCGGGCAGCCCGTATCCGGCGGTCGACAACGTCAGCCTGGAGATCAAGGCGGGCGAGACGGTCGTCTTCGTCGGCCCCTCGGGCGGCGGCAAGACGACGCTCCTGAAGATGATCAACCGGCTGATCGAACCGACCGGCGGGCGCATCAGGATCGGCGGCGAGGACGTCACCAACATGGACCCGGTCAAGCTGCGCAGGAAGGTCGGCTACGCCATCCAGTCCTCCGGCCTCTTCCCGCACATGACCGTCGCCCAGAACATCGCCCTCGTACCCAAGATGGTCGGCTGGCGGAAAACCCGCGTCAAGGACCGCGTCGAGGAGATGCTCGACCTCGTCGGGCTCGACCCGGGCGAGTTCAGGGGGCGCTATCCGCGTCAGCTCTCCGGCGGTCAGCAGCAGCGGGTGGGCGTGGCGCGGGCGCTCGCCGCCGACCCGCCTGTCCTGCTGATGGACGAGCCGTTCGGCGCGGTGGACCCCATCACCCGTGACCACCTCCAGGACGAGCTGATCAGGCTCCAGCGCGAGCTGCACAAGACGATCGTCTTCGTCACCCACGACTTCGACGAGGCGATCAAACTGGGTGACAGGATCGCCGTACTGCGTGACCGCTCGCACATCGCCCAGTACGACACCCCCGAGGCGATCCTCACCAACCCCGCGGACGACTTCGTCTCGGGGTTCGTGGGCGCGGGCGCCGCGCTGAAACGGCTCAACCTCACCCGCGTACGGGATGTGGAGATCAAGGACTATCCGACGGTCTGTGTCGACGACCCGCTCCAGGACATCTTCGACAAGCTGCGGGCCGAGGGCGGCAGCGAGGTGCTGATGCTGGACGCGCGCCGCCGCCCCTACAAGTGGCTGCGGCGCGGTGACATGACCCGCGCCAAGGGCTCGTTGGAGCGCGCGGGCGCACTCGTGCAGGACACGGTGACCAGGGACGCCACGCTGCGGGACGCGCTTGAGGCGGTCCTCACGGACAACGCGGGGCGGGTCGCGGTCACCGGGAGGCGCGGCGAGTACGAAGGCGTGGTCGACATGAAGACGCTGATGAACTCGGTACAGGAACTGCTGGAGGAGGACCGGCTCGAAGCGGCGGAGAGCCGGGGCGAACTGGAGGAGTTGCGGGCGCGGCAGACGGACGGCGGCGGGGCGGGGGCCTCCGACAGTGGGGCGACCCCGGCCGGTGGGCGTGCGGGTGACGGAGGAGGGCCGGCGCTGTGA
- a CDS encoding glycine betaine ABC transporter substrate-binding protein, with product MRRAWRIRTASAAALCSALLAAGCGLTSGSPLVDDVHPGSVGKGQPLKGARITVTSKEFTEQLVLGAIMGLAFKAAGAEVLDRTGIQGSIGAREAVKSGDADAMYEYTGTSWITYLGNSKPIPDAREQWEAVRAADLKEGITWLEPARLNNTYALATNRANLKKYGPKTLSDVAALSKKDPGAVTLCVESEFDSREDGLPGMRKAYGMRIPASNVTKMDGGIVYTQASKGSCTFGEVYTTDGRVKALDLTVMRDDRHFFPNYNAAPSINSKSLKKYPQMAEVLAPITKKLNNTVAQRLNAKVDVEGQDPHDVASDWLVSEGFVTD from the coding sequence ATGAGGCGCGCGTGGCGGATCCGTACGGCCTCGGCTGCGGCGCTCTGCTCCGCGCTGCTCGCCGCGGGCTGCGGCCTGACCAGCGGAAGCCCGCTGGTGGACGACGTGCACCCCGGCTCGGTGGGCAAGGGCCAGCCGCTGAAGGGGGCGCGGATCACCGTCACCTCGAAGGAGTTCACTGAGCAGTTGGTCCTCGGCGCGATCATGGGTCTCGCGTTCAAGGCGGCGGGCGCGGAGGTGCTCGACCGTACGGGCATCCAGGGCTCGATCGGGGCGCGCGAGGCGGTGAAGAGCGGCGACGCGGACGCGATGTACGAGTACACGGGTACGAGCTGGATCACCTACCTCGGAAACTCGAAGCCGATCCCCGACGCGCGCGAGCAGTGGGAGGCGGTGAGGGCCGCCGACCTCAAGGAGGGCATCACGTGGCTTGAGCCGGCCCGCCTGAACAACACGTACGCGCTCGCGACGAACCGCGCCAACCTGAAGAAGTACGGCCCGAAGACCCTCTCCGACGTGGCGGCGCTCTCGAAGAAGGACCCGGGGGCCGTGACGCTGTGCGTGGAGAGCGAGTTCGACTCCCGCGAGGACGGGTTGCCGGGGATGCGGAAGGCGTACGGCATGCGGATCCCGGCCTCCAACGTCACCAAGATGGACGGCGGCATCGTCTACACCCAGGCTTCCAAGGGCTCCTGCACCTTCGGCGAGGTGTACACGACGGACGGCCGCGTGAAGGCGCTCGACCTGACGGTGATGCGGGACGACAGACACTTCTTCCCCAACTACAACGCGGCCCCCTCGATCAACTCGAAGTCCCTGAAGAAGTACCCACAGATGGCGGAGGTCCTGGCCCCCATCACGAAGAAACTGAACAACACGGTGGCCCAGCGGCTGAACGCCAAGGTCGACGTGGAGGGCCAGGACCCGCACGACGTGGCGTCGGACTGGCTGGTGTCGGAGGGGTTCGTCACGGACTGA
- a CDS encoding Lrp/AsnC family transcriptional regulator yields the protein MSVDELDGRLIVLLAREPRIGVLEASRRLGVARGTVQARLDRLQSNGVIRGFGPEVDPAALGYPVTAFATLEIKQGQGVDVRAHLAKVPEVLELHTITGHGDMLCRLVARSNGDLQRVIDRVVGFDGIVRASTAIVMENPVPLRVIPLVEQASTDGVDG from the coding sequence GTGTCCGTGGACGAACTGGACGGCAGACTCATCGTGCTGCTGGCGCGTGAACCGAGGATCGGCGTTCTGGAGGCGTCCAGGCGGCTCGGGGTCGCACGCGGCACCGTGCAGGCGCGCCTCGACCGGCTTCAGTCGAACGGCGTCATCCGCGGCTTCGGACCTGAGGTCGACCCCGCGGCCCTCGGTTATCCGGTGACGGCCTTCGCGACGCTGGAGATCAAACAGGGCCAAGGGGTCGATGTACGGGCCCACTTGGCCAAGGTGCCCGAGGTGCTCGAACTGCACACCATCACAGGCCACGGCGACATGCTGTGCCGACTGGTGGCCCGCTCGAACGGCGACCTCCAACGTGTGATCGACCGGGTTGTGGGTTTTGATGGCATCGTCCGGGCCTCCACGGCGATCGTCATGGAGAACCCGGTGCCACTGCGGGTGATCCCCCTGGTGGAGCAGGCGTCGACCGACGGGGTGGACGGCTGA
- a CDS encoding ABC transporter permease, which produces MDFWEYLGTRHEQLLIDAYQHASAVFQCMVVATVIGVLIGVLTYRTEWAGNLATTVTSTILTVPSLAMIGLLIPVVGLGVAPTVVSLTLYGLLPVVRNAIVGLRGVDATLVDAAKGIGMSRSARLLRVELPLAWPPILTGIRVSTQMLMGIAAIAAYASGPGLGNEIFRGISSLGSSNALNQVLAGTLGIIILALLFDAAYVLIGRLTIPRGIRV; this is translated from the coding sequence GTGGACTTCTGGGAATACCTCGGCACCAGACACGAACAGTTGCTGATCGACGCCTACCAGCACGCCAGCGCCGTCTTCCAGTGCATGGTCGTCGCCACGGTGATCGGCGTACTGATCGGCGTCCTCACCTACCGCACCGAGTGGGCGGGCAACCTCGCCACGACCGTCACCTCCACGATCCTGACGGTCCCCTCGCTCGCCATGATCGGCCTGCTGATCCCCGTGGTGGGCCTGGGGGTGGCCCCCACGGTCGTCTCCCTGACGCTCTACGGGCTGCTGCCCGTGGTCCGCAACGCGATCGTGGGGCTGCGCGGGGTGGACGCCACCCTGGTCGACGCGGCGAAGGGCATCGGAATGTCCAGGAGCGCCCGGCTGCTCCGGGTGGAGCTCCCGCTCGCGTGGCCGCCGATCCTCACCGGCATCAGGGTCTCGACGCAGATGCTGATGGGCATCGCGGCCATCGCCGCCTACGCCTCGGGCCCAGGGCTCGGCAACGAGATCTTCCGGGGTATCTCGTCGCTCGGCAGCAGCAACGCCCTCAACCAGGTACTGGCGGGCACCCTCGGGATCATCATCCTCGCTCTTCTCTTCGACGCCGCGTACGTCCTCATCGGGCGGCTGACCATCCCGAGGGGGATCCGTGTCTGA
- a CDS encoding winged helix-turn-helix domain-containing protein, with protein sequence MTEPPEPLNIHTLDPRSLRGLAHPLRVRLWMSLRHTGPATATQLGALLGESSGSTSYHLRQLAAHGFIEDDPEHGEGRERWWRSVHDGTRLEEPLFRHEDPSVRGAADVVLGEFVALHARELSTWVTTRRTWSEEWSESTNVSQQTLRLTPALSAELGTRIHEVIEEFRSRTVEPHTPDSAQVRIHTHVFPTRSETSPAPPSETPPEYLPELPFQD encoded by the coding sequence ATGACCGAGCCACCAGAGCCGCTCAACATCCACACCCTGGACCCCCGTTCACTGCGGGGCCTCGCCCACCCGCTGCGGGTGCGGCTGTGGATGTCCCTCCGCCATACCGGACCGGCCACCGCCACCCAACTCGGCGCCCTGCTGGGCGAGTCGAGCGGGTCCACCAGCTATCACCTCCGCCAGCTCGCCGCCCACGGCTTCATCGAGGACGACCCGGAGCACGGCGAGGGGCGAGAGCGGTGGTGGCGCTCGGTGCACGACGGCACGCGTCTGGAGGAGCCGCTCTTCCGGCACGAGGACCCCTCGGTACGGGGCGCGGCCGATGTGGTGCTCGGCGAATTCGTGGCGCTCCACGCGCGTGAGCTGTCCACCTGGGTGACCACACGCCGTACGTGGTCCGAGGAGTGGAGCGAGAGTACGAATGTCAGCCAGCAGACGCTGCGGCTGACCCCCGCGCTATCGGCCGAGCTGGGCACGAGGATCCACGAGGTGATCGAGGAGTTCCGCTCCCGGACGGTGGAGCCGCACACACCGGACTCGGCCCAGGTACGCATCCACACCCACGTCTTCCCCACTCGTTCGGAGACTTCCCCCGCACCTCCCTCCGAGACTCCGCCGGAGTACCTGCCCGAGCTCCCCTTCCAGGACTGA
- a CDS encoding tetratricopeptide repeat protein: protein MSNEKEPSSRRAARAAKRAARSGGEAEPRTGGRRSLLAARATAVVVAVAVVAAGLLIADRSGRTVAPVLPDEAAARAMDAAEAGTSASLSDLAALVRDREARVRDHPDDSAAWAVLGSARTEQGVRGADPAHFPRAQSALRRSLALAPRGNVDALTGLAVLAAARRDFHAARTWARRARSEAPGRWAAYPPLVTAYEGLGDTKEAERALKTLTRLRPGGTVLGMTSGVSLPARTSVTPAALTKAAANAGAPAQEAALRREAAGLAWERGKPKQALRGYEAALRAEPGNHAALAGRGRALAALGRTSRAISAYKEATARQPAPEYALELGELYESLRRRDKARAQYDVARGRIAEEDGLGVNNELVLGRLDAEHGDPEVAVNRLGEEWKRHPNPATADALGWALHKVGDDEAALDHARESLAGGGRDARALFHLGEIEYALGINDSARGHLSEALRLHPHFSPLFAPQARELLATLGGEDSSSGETGQESDDTSTESAPTSQPAPEDEATEESGAETSEQPRDAGAEQGVTAAPEEAGEAGEAAGVAEAPQEEAPVEAQAPAPEARTAPEEQAPQREQEISGAAGP from the coding sequence ATGAGCAACGAGAAGGAGCCGAGCTCCCGGCGGGCCGCACGGGCCGCCAAAAGAGCCGCGCGGTCGGGCGGCGAGGCGGAACCCCGGACCGGAGGGCGCCGCTCCCTTCTCGCGGCGCGGGCCACGGCCGTCGTGGTGGCGGTCGCGGTGGTCGCCGCCGGCCTGCTGATCGCGGACCGCAGCGGCCGGACGGTCGCGCCGGTCTTGCCGGACGAGGCGGCGGCGCGCGCGATGGACGCCGCGGAAGCGGGGACCTCGGCCTCCCTCTCCGACCTGGCGGCGCTCGTACGCGACCGGGAGGCGCGGGTGAGGGACCACCCGGACGACAGTGCCGCGTGGGCGGTGCTGGGCTCGGCCCGTACGGAGCAGGGCGTGCGGGGCGCGGACCCCGCTCACTTCCCGCGCGCGCAGTCGGCTCTGCGCCGGTCGCTGGCGCTCGCGCCCCGCGGCAACGTGGACGCGCTGACCGGTCTGGCCGTACTGGCCGCCGCGCGCCGCGACTTCCACGCCGCCCGCACCTGGGCGCGGCGGGCACGGAGCGAGGCTCCCGGACGCTGGGCCGCCTATCCCCCGCTGGTCACCGCGTACGAAGGGCTCGGCGACACCAAGGAGGCCGAACGGGCGCTGAAGACGCTGACGCGGCTTCGTCCGGGCGGGACCGTGCTCGGGATGACGTCGGGGGTCTCCCTGCCCGCTAGGACCTCGGTCACGCCGGCGGCGCTGACGAAGGCGGCGGCGAACGCGGGGGCGCCCGCGCAGGAGGCGGCGCTGCGGCGCGAGGCGGCCGGCCTCGCGTGGGAGCGCGGCAAGCCGAAGCAGGCGCTGCGGGGGTACGAGGCGGCGCTGCGGGCGGAGCCGGGCAACCACGCGGCGCTGGCGGGGCGAGGCAGGGCCCTGGCCGCGCTCGGCCGCACCAGCCGGGCGATCAGCGCCTACAAGGAGGCGACGGCCCGTCAGCCCGCGCCCGAGTACGCGCTGGAACTGGGTGAGCTGTACGAGTCGCTGCGCCGCCGCGACAAGGCGCGCGCCCAGTACGACGTGGCCAGGGGCAGGATCGCGGAGGAGGACGGTCTCGGCGTCAACAACGAGCTGGTGCTCGGCCGGCTGGACGCGGAACACGGTGACCCGGAGGTAGCGGTGAACCGGCTCGGGGAGGAGTGGAAGCGCCATCCGAACCCGGCGACCGCCGACGCCCTCGGGTGGGCCCTGCACAAGGTGGGCGACGACGAGGCGGCCTTGGACCACGCGCGCGAGAGCCTGGCCGGGGGCGGGCGGGACGCGCGTGCCCTGTTCCACCTCGGCGAGATCGAGTACGCGCTGGGCATCAACGACTCGGCGCGCGGCCATCTGAGTGAGGCACTGCGGCTCCATCCGCACTTCTCGCCGCTGTTCGCGCCCCAGGCGCGTGAGCTGCTCGCGACGCTCGGCGGCGAGGATTCCTCCTCGGGGGAGACGGGCCAGGAGAGCGACGACACGTCGACGGAGTCGGCGCCCACTTCCCAGCCGGCACCGGAGGACGAGGCGACGGAGGAGTCGGGCGCGGAGACGAGCGAGCAGCCGCGGGACGCCGGGGCGGAGCAGGGCGTGACGGCCGCTCCGGAGGAGGCCGGGGAGGCCGGGGAGGCCGCGGGGGTGGCGGAAGCCCCGCAGGAGGAGGCTCCCGTCGAGGCGCAGGCCCCCGCGCCCGAGGCGCGGACGGCACCCGAGGAGCAGGCCCCGCAGCGGGAACAGGAGATCTCCGGGGCCGCGGGGCCCTGA
- a CDS encoding ABC transporter permease, whose amino-acid sequence MPQGLPSPEEQPPNGRGRGRRRAPGSGGAARRVSWQKLTFLPLLLALLLLGTWLWYRGADLDSISRNALGGGNIWLRLRQHIQLTVISTFFVLIIAIPLGIALTRRRLRKAAPFAVALANIGQATPAIGLLALLVIWIGIGEKAALIGIIIYAVLPVLSNTIAGLKANDPTLLEAARGIGMSPLAVLTRVELPLAVPLILAGVRTALVLNVGTAALATFGGGGGLGDLITTGITNQRMPVLVLGSILTIALALLVDWLASVVELLLRPRGLEVAA is encoded by the coding sequence CTGCCGCAGGGCCTGCCGTCGCCGGAGGAACAGCCTCCGAACGGGCGGGGGCGCGGGAGGCGCCGCGCTCCGGGCAGCGGGGGCGCCGCCCGCCGGGTGAGCTGGCAGAAGCTCACCTTCCTGCCCCTGCTGCTCGCGCTGCTCCTGCTGGGGACCTGGCTCTGGTACCGGGGCGCCGACCTGGACTCGATCTCCAGGAACGCGCTGGGCGGCGGCAACATCTGGCTCAGACTGCGCCAGCACATCCAGCTCACGGTGATCTCCACCTTCTTCGTACTGATCATCGCGATCCCGCTGGGTATCGCGCTCACGCGCCGCAGGCTGCGCAAGGCGGCGCCGTTCGCGGTGGCGCTTGCCAATATCGGTCAGGCGACCCCGGCGATCGGTCTGCTGGCGCTGCTGGTGATCTGGATCGGCATCGGCGAGAAGGCCGCGCTGATCGGCATCATCATCTACGCGGTGCTGCCGGTCCTCTCCAACACGATCGCGGGCCTCAAGGCCAACGACCCGACGCTCCTGGAGGCCGCGCGGGGCATCGGCATGTCGCCGCTCGCGGTCCTCACGAGGGTCGAACTCCCGCTCGCGGTACCGCTGATCCTCGCCGGGGTGCGCACGGCGCTCGTACTGAACGTCGGCACGGCGGCGCTGGCCACGTTCGGCGGGGGCGGCGGTCTCGGTGACCTGATCACCACCGGCATCACCAACCAGCGGATGCCGGTCCTGGTACTCGGCTCGATTCTGACGATCGCGCTGGCGCTGCTGGTCGACTGGCTGGCGTCGGTGGTGGAGCTGCTGCTGCGGCCCCGTGGCCTGGAGGTGGCGGCATGA